The window ACTGATCCAGTCAATCCCAGAACAACACTAACCTGACACCCGTCCCACTATACCtgtgtttgtttaacatttCACACTTCTCTTGTCCTATTTAGAGTGGAGCTGCATTTGAACCAGCCTGTCAATGTATCTGCTCTGGTCGAATTATCTGAAGTGTTATAATGCATGATAAGGTCGGTATAGTTTATCAACAAATACTGACGTACGCATATGTGGATATCAACTTATAAGTGCAACTTGAGAAGTGCATATTATATAATAGATTGAAGAGAGTAAATGAGTCACCAAAACAAGtttattcaaacatgtattGCTATGTACATCAAAACAACTGGTTTGAGGTAGAAACCGTGTTTATATTCCACCCACATATGATGAGCATGATTAATCTACACCTACCTATTTTCCTCTCTACATGTTGAGTGAATACTTATACATTGCACCTGAGAAGTCTGTTGGTAATTGCAGTATTGTTGGTTTTAGTATTACCAGTTCAATATGAGAAACACTGAATTATTGTGGCTAAACCATTCTTGTATGAAAAATGGTTTACTTAACCGTGTTTCCACAAGCAGcaactgatttcaacattgataataatagtaaatgtgtgagcaccaaatcagcatattagaatgatttctgaaggatcatgtgacactgaagatggCTGAAAATTCATTAATTGCAATAATGTTTCATGtaacaatattgctgtttttgatcaaataaatgcagccttggtgagcataagaaacttcttccaaaaactttaaaaatcaaccccaaacatttgaatggtagtgtatttatgtaattctaaatataatttaatatataaaatatattatatattatatgtgaccAAATTATATCTAAaatctataattataattatatgtcatttttttaaatgcaattacattAATACTTGTACAATTGCCCAAACTCTTTTTGGAAACCACTGTCCCAAGTGTCCAAGTTTCTCCAGTTttataataaaactattttattgatataaaaaactaatattcaaaaatataaacattatataaaatcttcaaaataaAGTACATCTGTTTATGATATTGTTGTCGTGTATGAAATTTATCTCTCCCTCCGTCCCATCATCTCTTTTTCCCCTTCCACCCCTCCTCTCTCATGCATCTTCTTTGCCTCCACTTGTGCCTCCTGCTCTCTCCTCATCtcctctttctctgtcttcagTAACCAAGGTCCCCCTAGGTAAGACAGGATCTCATCAGGCCCGGGGCGAAGCTGGGGCAGCGGGTTCAGCAGCTTTCTCAGCAAGGTGAGGACGAATGAGCTTAAAGAGTCAAACTGCGGGGACACATCAGTTTCAGCCTCAGTGTCTTGTGTCTCCTCTCTCTGTTGGATTCGGTTGAACCAGTCTCTGTACTTGCGGTAGGAAGGGTCATCAGAGGTGCTCTCCTCCCAGGGGAAGCAGCTCGTCAGCAGGCAGTATATGAGGATCCCCAAAGCCCAAGTATCCAAACTGGGCTCCACGGACATCCAGATGTCCTCCGCTTCCTCTGCATCGCTGACTGTCTTGGCGCCCTCTACCTCGGGCACACAGAAAGGTGAGTTGTACCACACAGCACGGACCTTGGTCCCCTGTGCTCGTGCCAGGCCAAAGTCACCCAGTTTGACCCAGCGATAAGCACGGTCACACAAGAAGATGTTCTCTGGCTTGATGTCACGGTGCACAAAGCCAAGAGAATGGAGATGAGAGACAGCACCACTCAACTGAGACATCACACGCTGTGCAGACTCCTCACTCACCCCCTCCtacagaaaaagagaaagagattgctttttatatatactgattacataattattattttataattattatgtattatttttattattattattattgttgttgttaatttattattattattattaacattttacataatattgttgtaacattatacataaaatgttatgttattttataataataataattattattattaacattacttttaaattattattattattattattattattattattattattattattattatattgaatatttgtttatttccatTTCTGGCCATTTCCTTTTTCCAATAATATTTCCAttgctgttttatattttattattattattattattattgttgttgttgtcattgAATTTCTTTATTTCGTCACTTCTTTTTTctcattataattaatattgttatttatttattcattcattcattcattccacctttatttacccttgttcaatattattactatttgtatattttaatttattattattattattattattatgtagaATAATTAGCCTATATAGTAATGTAattcattatatattaatataagttttccattttaaaattaatcttttattGCAATtcttatgtttgtttatttattaatttatttcacctTATTTACtcttttttcattattgttattGCTGTTTGTtcaattgttgttgttgttattttcattttattttccttattttcatttatgtatgtacGTATGTGTTTTCCTTTCAATTTATTTGTTGTATGTATTGATGCtttggaaatattatttattctaaTACAGCCTCTAAAAAATGGAAAGACTGATGAGATGACGGAAGATCTATGTGTTCTGTATTTAATCTGCTCTTCAGCGGTGCACTAAGTACTCCCATTAAACAGCATTAATGTATCAAGGCTGATGATAGGAGCTGTTGTTTTTGGCAGGAGACTGAGAACAGGGAGTACCAGGGATACCAGACAACAAGTCCGTGCCTGAATAATCAAAGATACGTTGTTCCCTGGAAAGATGTCACTACGAAAAAAGCTCTATTCGTCATGCATGCAAACGTCATCATAATTTCAATTACAGCCCAGAGGGACAACCAGGACCATTGTCCCGGTCTCTGCAGAGGAGGACCCACTATAAGGTTGTCTAATGGTCTAAATCACTTCTGaataacttgagggtgagtaaatgatgacagaatgtaaATTGTTGTGAAATTGAAATCAGTCAGGTCTACTGTTTTACTGACCTCTGACACGATGACATCATACAGGTCGCCATAGAGACCAGCCTCCTGGGCAAAGACATAGTGAGAAGGAGTGGAGTAGAAGATGCCTAGAGCCCGTGTTAGAGAAGGGTGTGTGCAATAGGAGACAGAGAGATTGTATTCCCGCAGGAAAGCTTGGAGAGTGGTGGAGCGGCGGGGGAAGAACTTCAGAGCCATTGGGGTTCCTGGAGGTTCAGAGATTGCTAAAGTAAGAAGTGCTTCGCTTTCACCAAATATACTGTCTTGTTTGTCACAGTGCTATTAGTCTAGAGCTCAACATGAACCAAACAGGTGAGCACAAATCAACTGACCTCTCTTCTGATGCACCGCCAGCATCACCTTGCCGTACGAGCCCTCTCCCAGCTTTTTGATGAGCTTGAAGTGCTGTGATGTCACCAGTGATGTCATGGACTGAGCCGTGAGGTAGCACAGCTCGTCCAGTTCTGTAGGTGCGGTctgacaacaaaacaacatcattTTCAATCAGTGGGCTGTGTGAAGCCTCCacttttgttttatgtaatctttgtaaaaattaaagttgacagttattaaaaataagctgatatatattttcatgttttatatatatatatatatatatatatatatataatattaataaattgatgtgtgtgtgtgtgtgtattgatatatatatattgatatatgtataaatacatgtgtgtgtttatatatgtatatatatctcaactttataacatacagtataaatatggatattaatttattaatattatacatatacagtgtgtgtgtatatatatatatatatatatatatatacacacacacacattttatgcatacattttatttataaattacatttattataaattttgtatagaaaatataacatttttatttacaagaaTGAATGTAACTTTCAGTCTCGTCCCAATAAACCAGAACAACAACAagttaaataataatcattaaaaaaacaaaacaaaaaaactaaaacttaaaaaattatttttaaaaatcattagtgtttttaaagattaagtttaaatgaatattacatGACTGCAAAGGTACTCTAAAtagaaaatgtacatttgtaATTGAACAAGTACATTGAAATACCCAAGATTGACCTACTATGGTCTctataatattaacagataacCAGTAtggtatatattttgtaatagtaATTGGCTGACTGTACATTGCTTACCAAATAAACATGGGCatgaaattaaagaaaagacAAATTTGGTTGCTTGAGACAATGGTCAATTAGACAAAAAATCCATAAGTGTACAATTAAATGGCATCCATGTATTCCAGAGAGTtgtgtaataataatagctAACTTCCCATCTGTCAGTTCTTTCACCAGCCTTCACCTTTATGTCAGACAGAGAATGGTCAAACAATACCATAAGCCCATTAACACCTCGACGGCCCTGAAATAGCTTGGGTGTATATTACAAGTGGGTTTTACATAACAAAAAGCAAGCAGCTCATGTTTACATTACACCCTATACGTTTATAAGGGACATTTGTTGATTAAAGTTCCTAGAAGTTTGCGTCACACCAGGCATATGTGCGTCTGTGttcatgtttttactatatcaGTCTGTAACCTTCACTAACACCATGCGCTTCCAGAACCATCAAAGAACATGTAATTGTGGTATTCAGTTACGACTTTATAAGTCTGTGATGTAGGCCTGGTGGAGTGCACTGAGAGCAGCCTTTATCTTACTGATAGACGTCTCTGGCAGTGGCCTTTGATAAGGTGCCAGGACTAGTGGACGTGCAGGCTCTAGCTTGTTACATTTTCCATGTAACCTTCATGTCTGCAATGTACAGTAAGACTAATGTTGATTTTAAAActggattttaaaaatgtcctctTTGTTTTGCtgatctgtctatctatctatctgtctgtctgtctgtctgtctgtctgtctgtctatctatctatctatctatctatctgattttagtctcttaagctcaccagcaatactgtgaaatattattacatttttaaataaaataactgttttctatttgaatttttaaaatgtattttattcctgtgattcaaagctgaatttctagCAGCCATCTCTCCAGCCTTCAATTTCACATAATTCTTTAGAAATTGTTATTATAAGTGCTCAGTTATTACCGGTTATTACTGATggtcaattaataataatggttcttattcttttttttttcttcttaggattctttgataaatagaaatttcaaaagaacagaatttatttgaaataaaaatcttaaatagCATTCTTAAGGtcttttaatcagtttaatgtgtccttATTTAATTACCTTTTACTCACTTAACCCACATTTTGAATCTGTAtcaatggtttccacaaaaatactaagcagcaaaactgtctgcaacattgataatagaagaaatgtttcttcagcaccaaatcagcatttatAGTAATTTCCAAAAGatcatgacactgaagacttcaGTAATGACTGCAGAAAATTAACCTTTgccatacattttttaatatatatattttaaatacaatacaacttttttttaagttgtaataataattcacagtattactgtttttgcatttttgatcaaataaatgcatcctttttgagcaaaacattaaaaatctaaatcagAAACATTTGATAAGTATTGTACAGACATAGTGTGAAACTCAACCATCCTTTACCGCTGAATTGCAGTGCGACCTTTTCgatcaaaattattttgaatgagTTATCAGTGACATGCAATAGGATATGTGCAGTATGTGCTGCAGAGAACGGCTGGAACGCTTCATATTAACCACAGGTGTATAACACAGCTTTAAAGGATCTGGCAGGATAAAACTTGGAATGTTTTTCAGTCATGGTTTACTTCTGTAaatctgccattcattcacacagcatTAGTGAAATCAGCAAtgaatgttttcatttgttatattttaacaaGTACATGTGGTGTTTTGTGAATGGCATTTCAGGTTTTATCCTGTTAAATCCtacatatatttatgtgtgttagtcttacatattttttatattatttattcatttctggtaacaactaaaaaaagttgagcgaacttaaaaaaattttttttaccagcttcagcagatttttgagtttgctcaacttatttttgtgggagattctctaatttttgttgtataaacttaaaacgacaagttgagaaaactcaaaaatctgctgaagctggttgccttaaaattttaagttggctcaactttttttttttgtttttttttgtttttttttacagtgaattagGTACTTGTTAATGTGTGTTGTTATGAAATGGAGAATTTTCCATAAGAGTAGTATTTGACTCACAGTCATTGTCCAAAGCTGCAGGTCTTTCAGGACGTCTTGGAAACGGTCAGTTTCTCTCTCACTGTCTCTTTCCCATCTGTGCAGGACTGAGCTCTGAGTCAAACTGTCCGTTGCTCGTTATCAACATACAACTGAGATCGACAAGCAGTTAATCAGATGTCACCGTGCGAGTGTGAGTGTCAGTTGCTACTGAGTATTTTTATAtctgtgctctctctctctcttgatcCTCAATGAGTCTGACGGCCCTCACTCATACCACCTTCCCCTGCTCTCtaccccctctctctctctccctcgctCTCCCCTTTTCCCTCCAAAATTCCTCTGCATGTTTCCATCCCAGATAGCCATGTACTACAACAGTGAGGTATGCTGCCCCTTCCCAGACGTCTCACTTGCTCTCTTTCCTCTTGTACGTCAGTAAAGCGTCCTAATGTGTTCCACCTGTCAGTCAGTCTATCTGCAACACTTTATTGAGTTCTTGCTGTTCCCTTCAGTCTCTTTCCTaatcctcctctctctctgtctcttgaTCTCCCTCTTCCTACTAGTACTATCACTTTCATGCTTAGTAAATTCCTCCTACTGCGCAGAACAGCAGCTCTGCTGGATCAAGTGAGATTGAAGAAGATAACAAGACATTTACAGTTTTGAAATCTAATTACTCTTAGGCTCCTGACCAAAGCATTATCATTATGATATGGCATAATGTTCATTTTAggaagtatttaaaaataaccagtCCAATGCTAAATGCAAGGAATCacttctctttaaaaaaaacctaacaGTGTGTAacttatacttttttttattattattataaaatcactaaattTTGGCTACTTAAATGAAActatacattaatttaaaagtgtaatgaaagtaCATGTGTGACTGTTGTAAAACATGGATTCAATCACACTTGCGCCAATATATTATTGGCTTAGGTGCGTGCATGTGATTCAGACTTACCTTTATACTTCCTTCAGTGATATAGATTTGAAGGTTGCCATCTCCTTTAATACAAGAATCTCTGATATTGCTTTGTGCAACAGTTTCATAAATGAGCAATTCATTTTGGATGACTTACATTTCAGACAAAATTTGTTCTCTGCCAATacaaattgttaaaaataaagacaaaccGGAAagcagaaaacacaaaaaagtaatgcaaacaGGAAAATATCCTGGTATAAATATCAGCACTTTCAAAACACTGCTGGATAAGAagaattatgaatatataaaacagaACAGTTTAGAGTCATTACATTAAAAGTGTCccctctttttgttttgtttagcttgtttgtTTATTGGTATTTAACCTGTTCATTTTGCAATCTGTTTGAGTGACAAAACTAACAGCTGAAAGCTTGCAGAATCTAATACAACCATCCTCTCCATGTCAAACTTCTGCTCAGCGCTGCCAGTTCACATTCTCTCTTTCTATATCTCACTCTCAGTTTACCCTGAAcctcagctctctctctctctgcacttCACAATTAATTCGTTTCTACATTTACATCTCAGAAAGATTCTCCTTGATATCGCAAGTACAACATGGCTACTGTATATTACGTAAGGCAAACAATCCCTGTTATCACAACCGTGGCCGTTTCTATTTCTCCAGCTGCTCTACATGCATGAAGCTGTTGCTAATACAGTCTGCTGTTGACTTCAATGAGGCTTCATCAGTCCCTCTGGTCTCATTTCCATTCATAATCTGAACTACGCTTCTGTCACTCCCCTGCTGTTCATGAATGTCACATGGTATGTCTGACAGCATAGAATTAGTTTAACATGTTACCCAATACCCAAAATATGCAGATAGGTAGCAATGAATCATATGTGTTTGTATTGCAATTAATGGATTTAGTTATTCACATTAACAACAAATTAAGAAGTATTTCAAATGTATTCACCATTAAATCTTTTACAGAAGTGTGAAACTGTTCTTCACTGTCATAGCCATGGAGTTCTTCTGCATGAATGTGTGTGGATGTTTTTGtgagtatttttattttcaagtttgtATTGTAAGGCTCCGTGTCTGTTTTCTTATAACCTTTGAATGGTTTCTGCAAATATTCAGTTTGAGTGACTTGAGTGGCATTTTTATCCAAATGCATTGAGAAGACCACCCAGCTCAAAGTAATCTGTTACATGTTACTTTCATGAAGGATACagactgtaaaataatttttacaaactgttaaataatttaaatgaaatacaccacgcatttttaagtaaaaactGCCCTAAGATATTCTTTGGAGGTAAACGTGAAACTTTGTGTTCAGCTGACACATGAAAAATGTGAAAGTGAGAATGATTATTGCTTAGGTATGCACTATGGTAATATATTTCCCTTTAGTGCCATCATTGCATTTCTAAGTAATATTGTGCACAATAAAGAGCAGTCATGAGACTTGAGAGTATTTGTATGaatattttatagtatattcACAAAAATAAGTGTTTCTCAAACGGGGGCCGAGGCCCACTAGGGTGCCTCAGCAAACATCTAAGGGCTCTGCAGGATGACTTAGACTAAATAATCTTACttaattaaatttcaaataataataataataataataataataataataaatagaatgtaaattaataaaatataaaaaatataaaagaccAGAATACTTtaaacatcaacaaaaaaataattcgATAATTTGAAAAGAATTGACAAATGAGGtttctgttaataaaaaaaaaaagtatagcaGAACATTACTGGCAGAAATATTCTATCTTATGTGAGGGGCCTTTGAATATTGTGTTGAACTCTGGGCGGCCTTCGAGACAAAAAGGTTGAAGGTGTAGTATGTTGCAGATTTTCTTCAAAGAAATTcagctgatttcatttgattgagAACATCGCCACTATGTGGGCACTGCGTGCTAATAGCATCGCTGTAAAGTTAGGAAAGAAAATATCAGAGGATACTTGTCATCTCTTCATAACTCAAAGGCTTGTAGGTTAACGTGACACCCGAGTGCCATACATGTTAATAGCACATAACAGCCATCGCTGTCAAAATTACTGACAGAACTCTTAAAGGTGTTTAACAACGACACCAAAACGATAACACTGAATTTGTTTGCGCATATATAATATCCAGATTTTCACATTTCACAATCTAAATTCATTTCATTGTACGGCTACTATTCAAAATCACATAAAAATCAACGTTAAGCTAGTATTTCCCAtggctcatgaatattcaaATCTCTGGGCGCGCAAGGGGGCGCGGTCCGTCCGGCTGCGGGAAACGGAAGCGGAAGTGCCGCCATCTCCTCGTACCATCCGAGCAACAGCAGGGTCAGTACAGACATTATTTGCGAAAGTAGCGCTATTATGTTAGTATAAGCGGCTGTATGACACGTTATATGTTTAAATGACGAGCACGGCTCGAAGGGCGATAGTCGTGAAGGAAAACCGCGGTGTCGTCTCTCTGTCACGCACTCAGGCGCGTCTCTTTATGAGTTGAGTTAGCATAGCGCGGCGCTCCCGTCTCTAAATGAGTGTTTTTAATTTAGCGCCGTGACAGAGGCAACAGCGCTTCCCTTTACCCCCGTCTTCACTGATAATAACCCGCTTTCTGCTGCTCGGCTGGATGTCTGGTCGTGTTTGAGAGGAACAACAGAAGCTCGGCGGTAAGTAGCCTCAGTTAGCTGATCTCTAGTTGACTTGGCAGTGATCTCTTTCTATAAGTTTGGACCGCAGAGGGCTTGTTCGGTGTTGAAGTTACTTTAGAAGAGTTGTCTAACGGCTGGGAGTGAATTCTGTTTCGTTTGTTAGCTGGGTGGAGGTGTAGAGAGGTGTGTGCTGTTGTCTGATAGCCCTCACTGTCATCTGCTCAGACAAAGATAAACAACACTCCGCTTTAACAGATCTGATGCAGATCCGATTCGCCAACTGTCAGATTTCACGCACATTTCCAAGCAGAAGTTGTCATAGATAAGTTAATTGAATGTTATTTATCACCTCATCAACTTGCTTTTGAAAACCACCTGTTGACCCCTGATTTTACTGTTTTGAATGGAGCTTGAAGTTAAAGGTCTCTGGTGTCATTGACAACAGTTCATTCAGACTTTTGTACTTTGCTCCTGAATCCTGAAGGCGGCTGTGGGAGTGTTATCAGGTCAAAGCCTTACACAACAGTGCTGCATATTAATACACCCTATCAACTACTACTTATCGCCTGTTCTTCCTGGATTGACCGACACTTACAGgaacatttttagtatatttgcCTTTAATGTAGTCAAGGGTGCTAATGTAGTGTGTTAGTTTATTAATATGATCAGGACATGTTAGTAACTCCCTTATTCTTGTGTTATACAgtgtgtttaatttaatgttaaccATGTAAAACGTGACAAATGTGAAATAATAGacagaaaatttacatttttcaaaatggtTCAGTTTATCGAACCTTTagacagaatatatatatatatatatatatatgacaaagTTTgggtgtgttttatatttttttatacaccAGGGTTTTATGGCTCATGTTATGtatgatatagtgagaatatggagaTGACATTCAAGGAgggaaaaaacatttcatttagaGGTCCAAACTGAACAAATATATGCAGTTTggtgcagatgttgtttatatGGACAAACAAATTACATTCTGATAACTTGTAATATAaatcagtgagatttttgtaacGCTGTAACAgactacttacataaaatgcatatacatatcagttgtcactctaTATCTTCTAATTTAATTTCTTCGTAAGAGGATATTTAAATACTTTGTTTTATGATCAGAGCTCTGTAGTTTTAATTACCGTACATAATATTCAATGCAGTACTATAATTATTGAGAGAAAAATTATCCTTAAAatcctgttgttttatatttgatacaTAATTGATGTATGGATAATCGAATAAGCCTAAATGGCTTCCATCCAATaaatgttcatcttgaaatattaataacaatataacCGTTAATACgtttattttataaagaatTCATGGTAAAAAGATACAAGTACCAGGATGTGGACATTTTTACTACTATACtgaaaggctttttttttaactaaaaatatgaattatctTTTAGAGGGCAGAAGGCATGTAGTCGTTTTTGTTCAACAGCTTTTATCATACTGATAATTTAGTGACTTCATAAGTCTATGTATCACATATGATAAATTAGGCTTTATAGTGAAGAAGTGATAGATGTTATGTTTTGTGCATCACAGCAGGTGTTGAGCTTCAGCTTTGTTGTAGTTTCTCTAAGCCTACACCTAGCTGATGTTACAGATGAGCAATGTACAGTGCCTTCAGGCACGGTCCGCCATTACTGCATTTTCTCTATTGTCAAAGAGCAGAATTGAAtgtcttttgtgtttttaagcCTCCACAGCGCTGCACCAGCTTTCATCCCTCTATGTTGTACCTCCCGTCTAAATCTCTGTTCTTCTCATAGTTATTTCACCCCACATCTGTGCTTCTGGGCCCTCATGTGGCCGCCGTGCGGAGGTTTGGAACAGTGGACAGGCTAAACACTGAG is drawn from Onychostoma macrolepis isolate SWU-2019 chromosome 16, ASM1243209v1, whole genome shotgun sequence and contains these coding sequences:
- the sbk3 gene encoding uncharacterized serine/threonine-protein kinase SBK3 isoform X2, with product MTTAPTELDELCYLTAQSMTSLVTSQHFKLIKKLGEGSYGKVMLAVHQKRGTPMALKFFPRRSTTLQAFLREYNLSVSYCTHPSLTRALGIFYSTPSHYVFAQEAGLYGDLYDVIVSEEGVSEESAQRVMSQLSGAVSHLHSLGFVHRDIKPENIFLCDRAYRWVKLGDFGLARAQGTKVRAVWYNSPFCVPEVEGAKTVSDAEEAEDIWMSVEPSLDTWALGILIYCLLTSCFPWEESTSDDPSYRKYRDWFNRIQQREETQDTEAETDVSPQFDSLSSFVLTLLRKLLNPLPQLRPGPDEILSYLGGPWLLKTEKEEMRREQEAQVEAKKMHERGGVEGEKEMMGRRER
- the sbk3 gene encoding uncharacterized serine/threonine-protein kinase SBK3 isoform X1, which gives rise to MMLFCCQTAPTELDELCYLTAQSMTSLVTSQHFKLIKKLGEGSYGKVMLAVHQKRGTPMALKFFPRRSTTLQAFLREYNLSVSYCTHPSLTRALGIFYSTPSHYVFAQEAGLYGDLYDVIVSEEGVSEESAQRVMSQLSGAVSHLHSLGFVHRDIKPENIFLCDRAYRWVKLGDFGLARAQGTKVRAVWYNSPFCVPEVEGAKTVSDAEEAEDIWMSVEPSLDTWALGILIYCLLTSCFPWEESTSDDPSYRKYRDWFNRIQQREETQDTEAETDVSPQFDSLSSFVLTLLRKLLNPLPQLRPGPDEILSYLGGPWLLKTEKEEMRREQEAQVEAKKMHERGGVEGEKEMMGRRER